A window of Branchiostoma floridae strain S238N-H82 chromosome 9, Bfl_VNyyK, whole genome shotgun sequence genomic DNA:
NNNNNNNNNNNNNNNNNNNNNNNNNNNNNNNNNNNNNNNNNNNNNNNNNNNNNNNNNNNNNNNNNNNNNNNNNNNNNNNNNNNNNNNNNNNNNNNNNNNTGCACCAGTCCTGCTGGCTGGAGGGGGTACACTGGTGTCTGTAGCTGCTGCGCTGTTCGTGTACTATCTCCGTCCTGCTTACATACTCATCCTACTCAGATGGTTAGCCCTcagaccatttttttttataaaatacCTTATagttagtatacatgtatgtaaagagTTTGAAAGGGCTATGGCTGAGGCAGTTCAGGATGTTCCTATCAAATAAGAACTTTTttggcactattgacaggatgttgaATTTCTCTTCTGATACTGTTGTGATTAAAACGATATTATAAGTCTAAGAATGCTACATACCCCGGTACTAGTATCATAATCTTCTAGTATGCAGTGGAATGTCAATAATTGATTTGCTATCCTTTAGGTAATAATAGTAATATGCATATGGGAATTGAGAGtaagtgagtgtgtgagtgagtgagtgtgtgggTAAAGGAGAGTGAGTACACTTAAGAGGGcattcatgcattttctgacgatttcttcattccagggccatatgtagattattctgtggcaaaacatagcgacctgtcatatttactcatcaaaacatactgtatttcagtagattataaaCTCCTTcgtgtgttttcctgtgttttccggtaaaaaggctgaccgGGCATTCATGTACTTGTCCCTTATGATGCAGGTACAATGTGTGGAAGACAGGTTTCAAGATCAAGTTCATTAAGGCAGCAGGAAGACAGATTGGATACATGGAACGAGGACAGCCGAAGGAAGGGGAGCCTTCCATGTTGTTCNNNNNNNNNNNNNNNNNNNNNNNNNNNNNNNNNNNNNNNNNNNNNNNNNNNNNNNNNNNNNNNNNNNNNNNNNNNNNNNNNNNNNNNNNNNNNNNNNNNNNNNNNNNNNNNNNNNNNNNNNNNNNNNNNNNNNNNNNNNNNNNNNNNNNNNNNNNNNNNNNNNNNNNNNNNNNNNNNNNNNNNNNNNNNNNNNNNNNNNNNNNNNNNNNNNNNNNNNNNNNNNNNNNNNNNNNNNNNNNNNNNNNNNNNNNNNNNNNNNNNNNNNNNNNNNNNNNNNNNNNNNNNNNNNNNNNNNNNNNNNNNNNNNNNNNNNNNNNNNNNNNNNNNNNNNNNNNNNNNNNNNNNNNNNNNNNNNNNNNNNNNNNNNNNNNNNNNNNNNNNNNNNNNNNNNNNNNNNNNNNNNNNNNNNNNNNNNNNNNNNNNNNNNNNNNNNNNNNNNNNNNNNNNNNNNNNNNNNNNNNNNNNNNNNNNNNNNNNNNNNNNNNNNNNNNNNNNNNNNNNNNNNNNNNNNNNNNNNNNNNNNNNNNNNNNNNNNNNNNNNNNNNNNNNNNNNNNNNNNNNNNNNNNNNNNNNNNNNNNNNNNNNNNNNNNNNNNNNNNNNNNNNNNNNNNNNNNNNNNNNNNNNNNNNNNNNNNNNNNNNNNNNNNNNNNNNNNNNNNNNNNNNNNNNNNNNNNNNNNNNNNNNNNNNNNNNNNNTTGGTGCCATTGGACTGGAAAGTTTCCACATAGTGGGGTGCAGTATGGGCGGTGCAGCAGCTGGTTGCTATGCTGGTAGTCATCCGGAGCTGGTGTCTGCTGTGACCATGATGTGTCCTGCAGGTATGTTACCTaaatgtagcctggtatccagccgtaatatagctccagagtctcgAGAGCTATATTACATAATtgtgaagaggagagaagagactcggtaGCTATATTATGgctagataccaggctaacctaaatgtactctccaagcacaggcttggctccggctgtttttttaatgtttttctaGGCATTTTATAaggctttcttttttgtaacattttgttgatgtcttACGGCCGCAAAATAgtaagcctgataaaaacgcctaaaaaaacgtcaaaaaacagctggagcttTGAGAGTAACCTAAATGGCCTTTGGTGATGAAGGGTTTTAGTATTGGAACTGTCACATTCAAATGTTATTTGTAATGAATGTTCCACTTGCAATTTTACACAGAATAAAACAGAATAGCCTCTCACTGTTGGTTGACTCCTTTTGCTTGCAGGTGTGAGAACACCACCGCTGGAGCAAATAGGACCCCTACTGATTCCAGAGAGTACTGCAGATATAAAGGAGATGCTGGACAGAGTATTTTACAACTGGAAGACTGTAGAGCCACCTGAAATGGTGTGTAATTCTTCCCATTCTATTATGAAATCAAATAGATATGGGTGCTATGATTTGCCCCTGCGGATCATCTTGATTTTCAATGGTCATCCATAGATTTTGTGCCGACTCCACAGAATACATGCACGCATTCAGTTGTTACACTGTACTTGTCTGGCTCTgggcttatctccaagcagatcctacattagcacaagatagtatcaaaagcagtgtagctggcctaggagtgttctTAGCTAccttaccgtaggatctgctacCCAAGGTAATCaagaacactccttggccggctacattcctttgccagcttttgatactatctaatgctaccatagaatctgcttggagataagttatgGGCCGTATTTCTTTCATAGCTCTTTACATTGATGAAACTGGTGGTTTCAACAACTCAATgcattattgttattgtttattcacAGATTCTGGAAGGTCTGTTAGAGCTACGGAGACCTCGTCATGACTTTTTCAGGAAAAGTAAGTCTTCAGACTGTTTTACATACTTGTACATTATTCTAGAGGTTGAACACATGAGATGGCTTAAAGCTCTAAGTCCTTTACAACTTTCTACAGCCTGGCATTGGCATTGAGTTAGTGGTAATCTTTAGGATAGTTTGTTTCTCTGGTCACATAGAAATTTAACTTCCTATTTTGAAACTGTGATATCTCATAGTATGCTTTATGTGCAACTGCATTGTTGAGTATGACTTCTAACTACAAATGTAAAAATTTCCT
This region includes:
- the LOC118422836 gene encoding monoacylglycerol lipase abhd6-A-like (The sequence of the model RefSeq protein was modified relative to this genomic sequence to represent the inferred CDS: added 195 bases not found in genome assembly) translates to MDALLAPAPVLLAGGGTLVSVAAALFVYYLRPAYILILLRWYNVWKTGFKIKFIKAAGRQIGYMERGQPKEGEPSMLFLHGFTDRKETWCEIIKYLPEHLHLIAVDLPGHGDTEIKPDDDLSFKNGLVILHQFVGAVGLESFHIVGCSMGGAAAGCYAGSHPELVSAVTMMCPAGVRTPPLEQIGPLLIPESTADIKEMLDRVFYNWKTVEPPEMILEGLLELRRPRHDFFRKMLEESKKTPNILEKEYMDKITAPTQVIWGKHDQILPPSAAAVLEKGIPNCRVDMLERCGHAPGVERPRKTASLLMHFRESIFS